In Mercenaria mercenaria strain notata chromosome 14, MADL_Memer_1, whole genome shotgun sequence, the following are encoded in one genomic region:
- the LOC123526222 gene encoding uncharacterized protein LOC123526222 yields the protein MSGRYKEEMMLYRLFVLCALFQAASCDYKCVCSYIVERGVYSTPSNGSDVLGYMYEFDCKPVVTETGSWFTVAFEHKLGYVEDGERLEVQTCPGDYPDADKGECSDESLVIK from the exons atgagCGGCAGATATAAAG AGGAAATGATGCTGTATAGACTTTTTGTTCTGTGTGCTTTGTTTCAAGCCGCCTCATGTGATTACAAATGTGTGTGTAGCTATATAGTCGAAAGAGGCGTCTACTCCACG CCATCAAATGGCAGCGATGTTTTGGGATACATGTACGAGTTCGATTGCAAGCCTGTTGTGACAGAAACTGGCAGTTGGTTTACAGTCGCCTTTGAACACAAG CTTGGATACGTAGAGGATGGCGAAAGGCTTGAGGTACAAACTTGCCCAGGAGACTACCCAGATGCAGATAAAGGTGAGTGTTCAGACGAAAGTTTGGTCATTAAATAG